Proteins from a single region of Sphingomonas sp.:
- a CDS encoding NADP-dependent isocitrate dehydrogenase: MAKIKVVTPVVEIDGDEMTRIIWQWIRERLILPYLDIDLKYYDLSVEKRDETDDQITIDCAKAIQQYGVGVKCATITPDEARVEEFGLKQMWKSPNGTIRNILGGTIFREPIVIKNVPRLVPGWTDPIVVGRHAFGDQYRATDFRVPGPGKLRMIWDGENGEKIEKEVFDFQSSGVAMGMYNLDDSIRDFAKASMNYALDRGWPLYLSTKNTILKAYDGRFKDLFQEVFDQEFADKFKAAGIVYEHRLIDDMVASALKWSGKFVWACKNYDGDVQSDTVAQGFGSLGLMTSVLMTPDGKTIEAEAAHGTVTRHYRMHQQGKSTSTNPIASIFAWTQGLSFRGKFDGTPDVTKFAETLERVCIETVEAGHMTKDLALLIGPEQAWMTTEQFFEQIRVNLEAEMATWG; this comes from the coding sequence ATGGCGAAGATCAAGGTCGTAACCCCCGTCGTCGAGATCGACGGCGACGAAATGACGCGGATCATCTGGCAGTGGATCCGCGAGCGGCTGATCCTTCCCTATCTCGATATCGACCTCAAATATTACGACCTCTCGGTCGAGAAGCGCGACGAGACCGACGACCAGATCACGATCGACTGCGCCAAGGCGATTCAGCAATATGGCGTAGGCGTGAAGTGCGCGACGATCACCCCGGACGAGGCCCGCGTCGAGGAATTCGGCCTGAAGCAGATGTGGAAGTCGCCGAACGGCACGATCCGCAACATCCTGGGCGGCACCATCTTCCGCGAGCCGATCGTCATCAAGAACGTGCCGAGGCTCGTCCCGGGCTGGACCGACCCGATCGTCGTCGGCCGTCACGCGTTCGGCGATCAATATCGCGCGACCGATTTCCGCGTCCCCGGCCCCGGCAAGCTGCGCATGATCTGGGACGGCGAGAATGGCGAGAAGATCGAAAAGGAAGTGTTCGACTTCCAGAGCTCGGGCGTCGCGATGGGCATGTACAATCTCGACGATTCGATCCGCGATTTCGCCAAGGCGAGCATGAACTATGCGCTCGACCGCGGCTGGCCGCTGTATCTTTCGACCAAGAACACCATCCTCAAGGCCTATGACGGCCGGTTCAAGGATCTGTTCCAGGAAGTGTTCGACCAGGAATTCGCCGACAAGTTCAAGGCGGCCGGCATCGTTTACGAGCATCGCCTGATCGACGACATGGTCGCATCGGCGCTCAAGTGGAGCGGCAAGTTCGTCTGGGCCTGCAAGAATTACGACGGCGACGTCCAGTCGGACACCGTCGCACAAGGCTTCGGTTCGCTGGGCCTCATGACTTCGGTGCTGATGACCCCCGACGGCAAGACCATCGAAGCGGAAGCGGCGCACGGCACCGTGACGCGCCATTACCGCATGCACCAGCAGGGCAAGTCGACCTCGACCAACCCGATCGCTTCGATCTTCGCCTGGACGCAGGGTCTGTCGTTCCGCGGCAAATTCGATGGCACACCGGACGTGACCAAGTTCGCCGAAACGCTCGAGCGCGTCTGCATCGAGACCGTCGAGGCGGGCCACATGACCAAGGATCTGGCGCTGCTGATCGGCCCGGAACAGGCCTGGATGACGACGGAGCAGTTCTTCGAACAGATCCGCGTCAACCTCGAAGCCGAGATGGCGACCTGGGGCTAA
- the frr gene encoding ribosome recycling factor has product MPAYEKADIERRMAGAVESLKHDLQGLRTGRASVTLLDPVNVEVYGAHMPLNQVATVSAPEPRMLSVQVWDKSNVGPVEKAIRSAGLGLNPITDGQTLRLPIPDLTEERRKELAKLASQYAEKARIAVRNVRRDGNDSLKTDEKKGVFAEDERKRHENEVQKLTDATIADIDAVTAAKEKEIMGK; this is encoded by the coding sequence ATGCCCGCTTACGAAAAGGCCGATATCGAGCGCCGTATGGCTGGCGCGGTCGAATCGCTGAAGCATGATCTGCAGGGCCTGCGCACGGGCCGTGCCTCGGTGACCCTGCTCGATCCGGTCAATGTCGAGGTCTATGGCGCACACATGCCGCTCAACCAGGTCGCGACGGTCTCGGCGCCGGAGCCGCGGATGCTGTCGGTGCAGGTCTGGGACAAGTCGAATGTCGGTCCGGTCGAAAAGGCGATCCGCTCGGCGGGTCTTGGCCTCAACCCGATCACCGATGGCCAGACGCTGCGCCTGCCGATTCCCGATCTGACCGAGGAGCGCCGCAAGGAACTCGCCAAGCTCGCCAGCCAATATGCTGAAAAGGCGCGCATCGCGGTCCGCAATGTGCGCCGCGACGGCAATGACAGTCTTAAGACCGACGAGAAGAAGGGCGTGTTCGCCGAGGATGAGCGCAAGCGCCACGAGAATGAGGTGCAGAAGCTCACCGACGCGACGATCGCCGATATCGACGCGGTGACCGCCGCCAAGGAAAAGGAAATCATGGGCAAGTGA
- a CDS encoding FAD-dependent oxidoreductase produces the protein MAKTEISAEVCIVGGGPAGMVAGLLFARAGVKTLVLEKHKDFLRDFRGDTVHPSTLNLFDELGLIDALLQRPHDKVEDVEAVLGGRAYRIADFTHLPGRGKFIAMMPQWEFLDFVAEQARRYPAFSLRMETEGVEAIERGGRVTGVRTATGGEIAAKLVIAADGRGSKLRAGLPLHDLGAPIDVLWFRVPKPRTAANETQGYISGGEMIVAIDRGDYFQCARVIEKGSAPAVLARGLDAFRAEVEKVVLPARGLMHQLASLDDVKLLTVTLDRLTQWSRPGLLAIGDAAHAMSPVGGVGINLAVQDAVAAANILAAPMALGRDPDPLLAKVQARREFPVRVIQAIQRTVHRTVIRAALRGSVQKAPWIVRLIGRTPLLQRIPARVLGLGVRREHIRSPKA, from the coding sequence ATGGCCAAAACCGAAATTAGCGCGGAAGTCTGTATCGTCGGCGGCGGTCCGGCGGGCATGGTCGCCGGCCTGCTGTTCGCCCGCGCCGGGGTCAAAACCCTGGTGCTGGAGAAGCACAAGGACTTTCTCCGCGATTTCCGCGGCGACACCGTCCACCCCTCCACGCTCAATCTGTTCGACGAGCTGGGGCTGATCGACGCGCTGCTCCAGCGCCCGCACGACAAGGTCGAGGATGTCGAGGCGGTGCTGGGCGGCAGGGCGTACCGGATCGCCGATTTCACGCATCTGCCGGGCCGTGGCAAATTCATCGCGATGATGCCGCAATGGGAGTTTCTCGATTTCGTCGCGGAGCAGGCCAGGCGCTACCCCGCCTTCAGCTTGCGGATGGAGACGGAAGGCGTCGAGGCGATCGAGCGTGGCGGACGCGTGACCGGCGTCCGCACCGCCACCGGCGGGGAGATCGCCGCGAAACTGGTGATCGCCGCCGATGGCCGTGGTTCGAAGCTGCGCGCCGGCCTGCCGCTCCACGATCTCGGCGCGCCGATCGACGTGCTGTGGTTTCGTGTCCCCAAGCCGCGCACCGCCGCCAACGAGACCCAGGGCTATATCTCGGGCGGGGAGATGATCGTCGCCATCGATCGCGGCGATTATTTCCAGTGCGCCCGCGTCATCGAAAAGGGCAGCGCGCCGGCGGTCCTCGCGCGCGGGCTCGACGCGTTTCGCGCCGAGGTCGAGAAGGTCGTGCTCCCGGCGCGGGGGCTGATGCACCAGCTCGCCAGTCTCGATGACGTCAAATTGCTTACCGTCACCCTCGATCGCCTCACGCAATGGTCGCGTCCCGGCCTGCTCGCGATCGGCGACGCCGCGCACGCCATGTCGCCGGTTGGCGGGGTGGGGATCAATCTCGCCGTGCAGGATGCGGTTGCCGCCGCCAATATCCTCGCCGCGCCGATGGCGCTCGGGCGCGATCCCGATCCGCTGCTCGCCAAGGTCCAGGCTCGCCGCGAGTTCCCGGTGCGCGTGATCCAGGCGATCCAGCGCACCGTCCACCGCACCGTGATCCGCGCCGCGCTTCGCGGCAGCGTCCAGAAGGCGCCGTGGATCGTCCGCCTGATCGGCCGCACGCCGCTGCTCCAGCGCATCCCGGCGCGGGTGCTCGGGCTGGGCGTCCGCCGCGAGCATATCCGCTCGCCCAAGGCTTAG
- a CDS encoding methyltransferase has protein sequence MPASTAAERRSRRRAAGLPSPAMMFLKGFFKHPVMVGAIASSSQRLVRHMLSKVDFEQCKLFVEYGPGVGTFTRPILERLASDAKLVVIDTNPDFIAYLNATIIDSRFSAVLGSAADVKQIVKDHGFDHADYIASGLPFSTLPAGVGDAIAKATSEVIRPGGAFLVYQYNPKVRNFFAPYFPRIDHAMEWVNIPPAQLWWAWRD, from the coding sequence ATGCCCGCATCGACCGCAGCCGAGCGCCGTAGCCGCCGCCGCGCCGCCGGCCTGCCTTCTCCGGCGATGATGTTCCTCAAGGGGTTCTTCAAGCATCCGGTGATGGTCGGCGCGATCGCCTCCTCGTCGCAGCGGCTCGTCCGTCACATGCTGAGCAAGGTCGATTTCGAGCAGTGCAAGCTGTTCGTCGAATATGGGCCCGGCGTCGGCACCTTCACCCGGCCGATTCTCGAGCGGCTGGCGTCCGACGCCAAGCTCGTCGTGATCGACACCAATCCGGATTTCATCGCCTATCTCAACGCCACGATCATCGATTCGCGCTTTTCGGCGGTGCTGGGCTCGGCGGCGGACGTGAAGCAGATCGTCAAGGATCACGGCTTCGACCATGCCGACTATATCGCCTCGGGCCTGCCCTTCTCGACCCTGCCCGCCGGCGTGGGCGACGCTATCGCCAAGGCGACCAGCGAAGTGATCCGCCCCGGCGGCGCCTTCCTGGTCTATCAATATAATCCCAAGGTGCGGAACTTCTTCGCGCCCTATTTCCCGCGGATCGATCACGCCATGGAATGGGTGAACATCCCCCCGGCACAGCTTTGGTGGGCCTGGAGGGACTGA
- a CDS encoding M20/M25/M40 family metallo-hydrolase: MKSWMHLAVAGVGAILLAVFATTTPSPAPADAPATDFSAGRAMADVREIAKAPHPTGTPENARVRDYLIKRLRSLGMTVTTTTAPISAKAKERLDKWRGSPADAQAVNLLATLPGLDSTKPAVLLMAHHDSVWGSPGAADDTAGVAAILETVRAFLAGGQKPERDLMVLLTDGEELGLEGAEQFFATNPAKDRVGVIVNLETRGGGGRASMFETGDQNGAMIDLFGGAVRHPVATSLSAFVYKKLPNSTDYTVAQKLGVPGFNFAFIGRPGLYHSPLATPDALDQGSLQDMGRQTLDLTRALLAAPELPGKTPDRVFYDLFGMVFLAYSAWVGWLILIVAAGAYAYAGLGVTTLRGFGRGAGIWLALLVIAGLLLYISNFASIANGPTNYYDRLAAIPRLEAQAALLCVAAAALVAGLLLGRRPASQVLAGAVTPFLLLAAVAQAMAPTAAFPLQIPLLLGGVGAAAMRWRADGAGRWVATGAAAIGMGYMLTLGHALFQAVGPGMPFVMIVPLGLSTVMLLPLMPEIARSRAMRTAGALVVLGLAIALWVRFDAVAPSVAVYTSDH; the protein is encoded by the coding sequence ATGAAGAGCTGGATGCATTTGGCTGTCGCGGGCGTGGGCGCGATCCTGCTGGCGGTGTTCGCGACGACGACGCCCTCCCCCGCCCCGGCCGACGCGCCGGCGACCGACTTCTCCGCCGGACGGGCGATGGCCGATGTCCGCGAGATCGCCAAGGCGCCGCATCCGACCGGCACGCCGGAGAATGCGCGGGTGCGCGACTACCTGATCAAGCGGCTGCGATCGCTGGGGATGACGGTCACCACCACGACCGCGCCGATCAGCGCCAAGGCCAAGGAGCGGCTCGACAAATGGCGGGGCAGCCCGGCGGATGCGCAGGCGGTCAATCTGCTGGCGACGCTGCCCGGGCTGGATTCGACCAAGCCGGCGGTGCTGCTGATGGCGCATCACGATTCGGTGTGGGGATCGCCCGGCGCCGCCGACGATACCGCCGGCGTGGCGGCGATCCTGGAAACGGTGCGTGCCTTCCTTGCGGGCGGACAGAAGCCAGAGCGCGACCTGATGGTGCTGCTCACCGACGGTGAGGAACTGGGGCTCGAAGGCGCCGAGCAATTCTTCGCGACAAACCCGGCCAAGGACCGGGTCGGCGTGATCGTCAATCTCGAGACGCGCGGCGGCGGCGGGCGGGCCTCGATGTTCGAGACCGGCGACCAGAACGGCGCGATGATCGACCTGTTCGGCGGCGCCGTGCGGCATCCCGTGGCGACCTCGCTCAGCGCGTTCGTCTACAAGAAGCTGCCCAATTCGACCGACTATACCGTCGCCCAGAAGCTCGGCGTGCCGGGGTTCAACTTCGCGTTCATCGGCCGGCCGGGGCTGTATCACTCGCCGCTGGCGACGCCCGACGCGCTCGATCAGGGATCGTTGCAGGACATGGGCCGCCAGACGCTCGACCTGACCCGCGCACTGCTGGCGGCGCCGGAACTGCCGGGCAAGACGCCGGACCGGGTATTCTACGATCTCTTCGGGATGGTGTTCCTCGCCTACTCGGCCTGGGTCGGCTGGCTGATCCTGATCGTCGCGGCGGGCGCCTATGCCTATGCCGGACTGGGGGTGACGACGCTGCGCGGGTTCGGACGCGGCGCGGGGATCTGGCTGGCCTTGCTCGTGATCGCGGGACTGCTGCTCTATATCAGCAATTTCGCCTCGATCGCGAACGGGCCCACAAATTATTACGACCGGCTCGCGGCGATCCCACGGCTGGAGGCGCAGGCGGCGTTGCTGTGCGTGGCGGCGGCCGCGTTGGTCGCGGGACTGCTGCTCGGCCGGCGGCCGGCGAGCCAAGTGCTGGCCGGGGCTGTCACGCCCTTCCTGTTGCTGGCGGCGGTGGCGCAGGCGATGGCGCCGACCGCGGCGTTTCCGTTGCAGATTCCGCTGCTGCTCGGGGGTGTTGGCGCGGCGGCGATGCGCTGGCGGGCGGATGGTGCGGGCCGCTGGGTGGCGACGGGCGCGGCTGCGATCGGTATGGGCTATATGCTGACACTGGGGCATGCGCTGTTCCAGGCGGTGGGCCCGGGGATGCCGTTCGTGATGATCGTGCCGCTGGGGCTGAGCACGGTGATGCTGTTGCCGCTGATGCCGGAGATTGCGCGGTCACGGGCGATGCGAACAGCGGGGGCGCTGGTGGTGCTCGGGCTGGCGATCGCGCTGTGGGTGCGCTTCGACGCGGTGGCGCCGAGCGTGGCGGTGTATACGAGCGATCATTGA
- the rpsB gene encoding 30S ribosomal protein S2, with protein sequence MAAPVVSMQQLLESGAHFGHQTHRWNPKMKPYIFGDRNGVHIIDLSQTVPLFARALEFVNSTVAAGGKVLFVGTKRQAQEPIAEAARRSGQHFVNHRWLGGMLTNWKTISGSIKRLKTLEEQLSGETHGLTKKEVLNLTRERDKLELSLGGIRDMGGVPDIMFVIDANKEELAIKEANTLGIPVVAILDSNVSPDGIAFPVPANDDASRAIRLYCEAVAIAATRGGQDAMARSGRDLGAQEVAPVEEAIQAPVAAPAAEEAPAADAPVVTAEEFEAPAAAAEPEAPAASTEPETAVEGERQIDA encoded by the coding sequence ATGGCGGCTCCTGTCGTCTCCATGCAGCAATTGCTCGAATCGGGCGCGCATTTCGGCCACCAGACGCATCGCTGGAACCCGAAGATGAAGCCCTACATCTTTGGCGACCGCAACGGCGTCCATATCATTGATCTGTCGCAGACCGTTCCGCTCTTCGCGCGCGCCCTCGAGTTCGTGAACTCGACCGTGGCCGCCGGGGGCAAGGTTCTCTTCGTCGGCACCAAGCGCCAAGCGCAGGAGCCGATCGCCGAGGCCGCGCGCCGTTCGGGCCAGCACTTCGTCAACCATCGCTGGCTGGGCGGCATGCTCACCAACTGGAAGACCATCTCGGGCTCGATCAAGCGCCTCAAGACGCTCGAAGAGCAGCTTTCGGGCGAGACCCACGGCCTCACCAAGAAGGAAGTGCTCAACCTGACCCGCGAGCGCGACAAGCTCGAGCTTTCGCTCGGCGGCATCCGCGACATGGGCGGTGTTCCCGACATCATGTTCGTGATCGACGCGAACAAGGAAGAGCTGGCGATCAAGGAAGCCAACACGCTCGGCATTCCCGTCGTCGCGATCCTCGATTCGAACGTCTCGCCCGATGGCATCGCGTTCCCGGTTCCGGCGAATGACGACGCCAGCCGCGCGATCCGCCTCTACTGCGAAGCCGTGGCGATCGCCGCGACCCGCGGCGGTCAGGACGCGATGGCCCGCAGCGGCCGCGATCTCGGCGCGCAGGAAGTCGCGCCCGTCGAGGAAGCCATCCAGGCGCCCGTCGCCGCGCCGGCCGCTGAGGAGGCTCCCGCCGCCGACGCTCCGGTCGTGACCGCGGAAGAGTTCGAAGCGCCTGCCGCTGCCGCCGAGCCGGAAGCGCCCGCGGCTTCGACCGAGCCGGAAACGGCTGTCGAAGGCGAGCGTCAGATCGACGCGTAA
- the pyrH gene encoding UMP kinase, which yields MTAPRFKRILLKLSGEVLMGEGGLSIDPDVIARVADEIAAVRADGYELCVVVGGGNIFRGISGAARGMDRATGDYMGMLATVMNALAVQNALEKIGVETRVQSAIPMASVCEPFIRRRAERHLEKGRIVIFAAGVGSPFFTTDSGAALRAAEMKCDALFKGTSVDGVYDADPKKVATAKRYETVSYDTVLSDNLKVMDASAVALCRDNNIPIVVFNIRERGNLARVLKGEATATIVQAA from the coding sequence ATGACCGCTCCCCGTTTCAAACGAATCCTGCTCAAGCTTTCGGGCGAGGTGCTGATGGGCGAAGGCGGCCTGTCGATCGACCCCGACGTGATCGCTCGCGTCGCCGACGAGATCGCGGCGGTTCGCGCCGATGGCTATGAGCTGTGCGTGGTGGTCGGCGGCGGCAATATATTCCGCGGCATATCGGGTGCGGCGCGCGGCATGGATCGCGCGACCGGCGATTATATGGGCATGCTCGCCACGGTGATGAACGCGCTGGCGGTGCAGAACGCGCTGGAGAAGATCGGCGTCGAGACCCGTGTGCAATCCGCGATCCCGATGGCCAGCGTTTGCGAGCCCTTCATCCGCCGCCGCGCCGAGCGCCATCTCGAGAAGGGCCGAATCGTGATCTTCGCCGCCGGCGTCGGCAGCCCGTTCTTCACCACCGATTCCGGCGCCGCGCTCCGCGCCGCCGAGATGAAGTGCGACGCCCTGTTCAAGGGCACCTCAGTGGATGGCGTCTACGATGCCGATCCCAAGAAGGTGGCTACGGCGAAGCGTTACGAAACGGTGAGTTACGATACGGTTCTGTCGGATAATCTGAAGGTCATGGATGCGTCGGCCGTGGCGCTGTGCCGCGACAACAATATCCCGATCGTCGTCTTCAACATCCGCGAGCGCGGCAATCTGGCCCGCGTGCTCAAGGGCGAAGCCACCGCGACGATAGTTCAGGCCGCCTGA
- a CDS encoding DUF4198 domain-containing protein — protein sequence MQSILKRAAAFAASASLVIAGVASAHMPYVLPTMFDLGKGDHVTVSASFAEDAFVPEVAMRDAPFHLIRPDGTRGDVGPVTYLRDLAIFEADTKMDGTYRISTGQRAGRMGTMYNDGGKWIIQGEDGAKAPEGASLVKVQSMTLADAYVTRGAANDAALKPLGGALEIQAITHPNSITAGESARFLLLFDGKPLANTEITLFRAAGVYDGKKVAGETRSDPTGGFTLTPQDAGTYLILVRHRAKAPAGAETPYRSYTYTLAFDAA from the coding sequence ATGCAATCAATCCTGAAGCGCGCCGCCGCCTTTGCCGCAAGTGCGTCGCTCGTCATCGCCGGCGTCGCCAGCGCGCACATGCCCTATGTGCTGCCGACCATGTTCGACCTTGGCAAGGGCGACCATGTGACGGTCTCGGCAAGCTTTGCGGAAGACGCGTTCGTTCCCGAGGTCGCAATGCGCGACGCGCCCTTTCACCTCATCCGCCCCGACGGCACCCGCGGCGACGTCGGCCCCGTCACCTATCTGCGCGATCTCGCGATTTTCGAGGCCGACACCAAGATGGACGGCACCTATCGGATCAGCACCGGCCAGCGCGCCGGACGGATGGGGACGATGTACAATGACGGCGGCAAATGGATCATCCAGGGCGAAGACGGCGCCAAGGCGCCCGAAGGCGCTTCACTGGTCAAGGTCCAGAGCATGACGCTGGCCGATGCCTATGTGACGCGCGGCGCCGCGAATGACGCCGCGCTCAAGCCGCTGGGTGGCGCGCTCGAGATTCAGGCCATCACCCATCCCAATTCGATCACCGCTGGCGAAAGCGCGCGCTTCCTATTGCTGTTCGATGGCAAACCGCTGGCGAACACCGAGATCACCTTATTCCGCGCCGCCGGCGTCTATGACGGCAAGAAGGTCGCGGGCGAAACAAGGAGCGACCCCACGGGCGGCTTCACGCTCACGCCGCAAGATGCCGGTACGTACCTGATCCTGGTCCGTCACCGCGCCAAGGCACCCGCTGGCGCCGAGACGCCGTATCGCAGCTATACCTACACGCTGGCGTTCGACGCGGCCTGA
- a CDS encoding phosphatidylserine decarboxylase — protein sequence MASLDKPPLGTTTVKWRFPEIHPEGRKYVAIAAAIAFAFLFIWDFIVWPLVFLTLGVAAFFRDPVRVTPQGEGLIVSPADGLITMIERVELPPELRGPQALGDKPMIRVSVFMSVFDVHVNRTPVTGTIKHVIYISGKFMNADFDKASEENERQHFVVEDKNGVRFGFTQIAGLVARRIVAFVKAGDMVVAGQRIGLIRFGSRVDVFLPEGYGCAVALGQRAIAGETILARRGISDMAGVSQ from the coding sequence ATGGCATCCCTCGACAAGCCGCCGCTCGGCACCACGACCGTCAAATGGCGTTTCCCGGAAATCCATCCGGAAGGCCGCAAATATGTGGCGATCGCCGCCGCTATCGCCTTCGCGTTCCTGTTCATCTGGGATTTCATCGTCTGGCCGCTGGTGTTCCTCACCCTCGGTGTCGCGGCGTTCTTCCGCGATCCGGTGCGCGTGACGCCGCAGGGCGAGGGGCTGATCGTCTCGCCCGCCGACGGGCTGATCACGATGATCGAACGCGTCGAACTGCCGCCCGAACTGCGCGGCCCGCAGGCGCTGGGCGACAAGCCGATGATCCGGGTCTCGGTGTTCATGAGCGTGTTCGACGTCCATGTGAACCGCACGCCCGTCACCGGCACGATCAAGCATGTCATCTATATCAGCGGTAAGTTCATGAACGCCGATTTCGACAAGGCCAGCGAAGAGAATGAGCGCCAGCATTTCGTGGTCGAGGACAAGAACGGGGTCCGCTTCGGCTTCACCCAGATCGCCGGGCTGGTCGCGCGCCGCATCGTCGCCTTCGTCAAGGCGGGTGACATGGTCGTGGCCGGGCAGCGTATCGGCCTGATCCGCTTCGGCAGCCGCGTCGATGTGTTCCTGCCCGAAGGCTATGGCTGCGCCGTCGCGCTCGGCCAGCGCGCCATCGCCGGCGAGACGATCCTCGCCAGGCGCGGCATATCCGATATGGCCGGCGTCTCGCAGTGA
- a CDS encoding phosphatidylcholine/phosphatidylserine synthase, producing MRPPRVRRGIPLRAIAPNVVTALALCSGLTAIRFAMDAKWEQAVLMVLIAGLLDGIDGKVARLVRGESRFGAELDSLSDAIAFGVAPALILYLWSLHHLGNFGWMVALVHALFCVLRLARFNAGIDNEDQPHKSAGFLTGVPAPAGAILALAPLYLWLSTAEPHLDQPYIVAPWSLMVALLMISSLATYAPAIRLKQRIRFEVLVILAAAVAALVAAPWPTLAGIALLYLATIPFSIRSYRRIRLQRAAASAAASAPEPGRQ from the coding sequence GTGCGCCCGCCCCGGGTCCGGCGCGGGATACCGCTTCGCGCCATCGCTCCCAATGTCGTCACGGCGCTCGCATTGTGTTCGGGGCTGACCGCGATCCGCTTCGCGATGGACGCGAAGTGGGAACAGGCGGTGCTGATGGTGCTGATCGCCGGGTTGCTTGACGGGATCGATGGCAAGGTCGCCCGCCTTGTGCGCGGCGAGAGCCGCTTCGGCGCTGAACTGGACAGTCTGTCGGACGCGATCGCGTTCGGCGTCGCACCGGCGCTGATCCTCTATCTCTGGTCACTCCACCATCTCGGCAATTTCGGCTGGATGGTCGCGCTGGTCCATGCACTGTTCTGCGTGCTGCGCCTCGCGCGTTTCAATGCCGGGATCGACAATGAAGATCAGCCGCACAAATCGGCGGGCTTCCTGACCGGCGTTCCCGCACCGGCTGGTGCGATCCTGGCGCTCGCGCCGCTCTATCTTTGGCTATCGACCGCCGAGCCACATCTCGACCAGCCTTATATCGTCGCGCCGTGGAGCCTGATGGTCGCGCTGCTGATGATCTCGAGCCTGGCGACCTATGCGCCCGCGATCCGCCTCAAGCAGCGTATCCGCTTCGAAGTGCTGGTGATCCTCGCGGCTGCGGTGGCGGCGCTGGTCGCCGCGCCATGGCCTACGCTGGCGGGCATCGCGTTGCTCTATCTGGCGACGATCCCGTTCAGCATTCGCAGCTATCGGCGGATCAGGCTGCAGCGCGCAGCGGCATCCGCAGCGGCATCCGCGCCGGAACCCGGCAGGCAGTAA
- the tsf gene encoding translation elongation factor Ts — translation MAEITAAAVKELRERSGAGMMDCKKALTETNGDIEAASDWLRSKGLAAAAKKSSRTAAEGLVGVAVAGTKGVAVEVNSQTDFVAKNEIFQNFVREVTAIALEKGDDVEALKATSMAAGGTVDEVLVANIATIGENQVLRRAKAVAVSNGAVIPYVHNAAAPGLGKIGVLVALESDAGVDVLEPLGKQIAMHIAAAFPLALTVDDLDAEVVEREAAILREKNAEKIVGKSAEVAEKILNGPIEKFKKENALMTQAFVMDGKTPVADVIAKAGKDAGATITLKDYVRFQLGEGIEKEESDFAAEVAATAGLTK, via the coding sequence ATGGCAGAGATCACCGCAGCAGCCGTCAAGGAACTGCGCGAGCGCTCGGGCGCCGGCATGATGGATTGCAAGAAGGCGCTCACCGAAACCAATGGCGACATCGAAGCGGCCAGCGATTGGCTGCGCTCGAAGGGCCTCGCCGCCGCCGCCAAGAAGTCGAGCCGCACCGCTGCTGAAGGCCTGGTCGGCGTCGCCGTCGCTGGCACCAAGGGTGTTGCCGTCGAGGTCAACTCGCAGACCGATTTCGTCGCCAAGAACGAGATCTTCCAGAATTTCGTTCGCGAAGTCACTGCCATCGCGCTCGAAAAGGGCGACGATGTCGAGGCGCTCAAGGCTACTTCGATGGCAGCCGGCGGCACCGTCGACGAAGTCCTTGTCGCCAACATCGCGACCATCGGCGAGAACCAGGTTCTCCGCCGCGCCAAGGCCGTTGCGGTCAGCAACGGCGCGGTGATCCCGTATGTCCACAACGCCGCGGCCCCGGGTCTCGGCAAGATCGGCGTGCTCGTCGCGCTCGAATCGGACGCGGGCGTCGATGTGCTCGAGCCGCTCGGCAAGCAGATCGCGATGCACATCGCGGCCGCGTTCCCGCTGGCGCTGACCGTTGACGATCTCGACGCCGAAGTCGTCGAGCGCGAGGCTGCGATCCTGCGCGAGAAGAACGCCGAGAAGATCGTCGGCAAGAGCGCCGAAGTGGCCGAGAAGATCCTCAACGGCCCGATCGAGAAGTTCAAGAAAGAGAACGCGCTGATGACCCAGGCGTTCGTCATGGACGGCAAGACTCCGGTCGCTGACGTGATCGCCAAGGCCGGCAAGGATGCCGGCGCGACGATCACCCTCAAGGACTATGTCCGCTTCCAGCTCGGTGAAGGCATCGAGAAGGAAGAGAGCGACTTCGCCGCCGAAGTGGCCGCGACGGCCGGCCTGACCAAGTAA